The following are encoded together in the Wolbachia endosymbiont (group E) of Neria commutata genome:
- a CDS encoding GNAT family N-acetyltransferase yields the protein MSNHLINLFYKAEDFFSRSISSKGFEFNGKTKAYLTGVDSGDLNPLIVRENIPDINEVLDSCSEIFKKNKLPWVVVIPEHFLDDRLENILKDKNFKYTSKSVAMFIELNEELCLPQSHKNNNLIIKCVDENLTDWMIPLICAYESTYEVADQYRKTHENNAGFHHFSLYKDDKPVSSLTLSIDKDSVRVDDVGTLPEHQKKGYATHLMYHALTKARALNATHCFLDASESGVSVYQKIGFSPLFKRRIYAYMERK from the coding sequence ATGAGCAATCACTTAATCAATCTATTTTACAAAGCAGAAGATTTTTTCTCAAGGTCAATAAGTAGCAAAGGTTTTGAGTTTAATGGCAAAACAAAGGCTTATTTAACAGGAGTTGATTCTGGAGATTTAAATCCTTTGATCGTGCGGGAAAATATTCCAGACATTAATGAAGTTTTAGATAGCTGTTCTGAGATTTTTAAGAAAAATAAATTGCCATGGGTTGTAGTAATTCCAGAACATTTTCTGGATGATAGATTAGAAAATATCTTAAAAGATAAAAATTTTAAATATACAAGTAAATCAGTTGCAATGTTTATTGAATTAAATGAAGAATTATGCTTACCTCAGTCACATAAAAATAATAACCTAATAATTAAATGCGTTGATGAAAATTTAACAGACTGGATGATACCATTAATATGTGCTTATGAGTCCACTTATGAAGTGGCAGATCAGTATAGAAAAACTCATGAAAATAATGCTGGCTTTCATCATTTTAGTCTCTATAAAGATGATAAGCCTGTGTCATCTCTTACATTGTCAATTGATAAAGATAGTGTACGTGTAGATGATGTTGGGACGCTACCTGAGCACCAGAAAAAAGGTTACGCAACCCATCTCATGTATCATGCGCTCACAAAAGCCAGAGCCTTGAACGCTACACATTGCTTTCTCGACGCTTCAGAATCAGGAGTATCTGTTTATCAAAAAATCGGTTTTAGCCCATTGTTTAAAAGGAGAATATATGCATATATGGAAAGAAAATGA
- the rsfS gene encoding ribosome silencing factor yields the protein MTDVMDNMELIKSTIESIIDQNKGHNIVTFDVQNKTVIAKYMIIASGDSSRHVKALAEHVIKDLKQYDKIDVEGMDEGNWVVLNFQGIMVHIFRPEVREYYKIEELFCHHSA from the coding sequence ATGACTGATGTGATGGATAATATGGAATTAATAAAAAGCACGATTGAAAGTATAATAGATCAGAACAAAGGCCATAATATAGTCACTTTTGATGTGCAAAATAAAACTGTCATTGCGAAATATATGATTATTGCATCTGGTGATTCAAGCCGTCATGTAAAAGCTTTAGCTGAACATGTAATAAAAGATCTCAAACAGTATGATAAGATAGACGTAGAAGGTATGGATGAAGGTAATTGGGTGGTTTTGAATTTTCAAGGCATAATGGTTCACATATTTAGGCCAGAAGTAAGAGAATATTATAAAATAGAAGAACTATTTTGTCATCACAGTGCGTGA
- a CDS encoding AAA family ATPase: MSKTLIYLIGFPGSGKLTTAKKLCKIIDAVIISNNLFNNIILNIVNLRNSEVSDELWESIFLVRENMLAILEKHHIKSKHYILTNELIDGDPYDQRIYDSVVNLSEKMSVEILPVVLYCNNEELVKRVQSEERSKENKITDPNSMRKRIEGKRLFVPKGALEFNNSHLSAKEVAKRIAEKIKNKRKRKRKLVGASITNHVEKERTHG; this comes from the coding sequence ATGAGCAAGACTCTCATTTACTTAATCGGCTTTCCAGGTAGTGGTAAGCTTACTACTGCAAAGAAGCTGTGTAAAATCATTGACGCAGTGATAATAAGTAATAATTTGTTTAATAATATTATATTGAATATTGTTAATTTACGAAATTCTGAAGTTTCAGATGAACTATGGGAAAGCATTTTTTTAGTAAGAGAAAATATGTTAGCGATACTAGAGAAACATCACATAAAATCAAAGCATTACATATTGACGAATGAATTAATAGACGGTGATCCATATGATCAAAGGATATACGATTCGGTGGTAAACTTGAGTGAAAAAATGAGTGTAGAAATTCTTCCTGTAGTTCTATATTGCAATAACGAAGAATTAGTAAAGCGTGTCCAATCAGAGGAGAGAAGCAAGGAAAATAAAATTACTGATCCGAATTCTATGAGAAAAAGAATTGAAGGAAAAAGACTGTTTGTCCCCAAAGGTGCTCTTGAATTTAATAATTCACACTTAAGCGCAAAAGAAGTTGCAAAGAGAATTGCTGAAAAAATTAAGAATAAACGTAAACGCAAAAGAAAATTGGTTGGGGCTTCTATAACAAATCATGTAGAAAAAGAGCGTACTCATGGCTAA
- a CDS encoding pyruvate dehydrogenase complex dihydrolipoamide acetyltransferase, with translation MPIKILMPALSPTMSKTGGKIVKWHKKEQDRVEVGDVIAEIETDKAIMEFESVDEGVMAKILVTEGTSGVPVNQLIALILEEGEDESVLDHYVSSTGNEIKKESKEVAEKIVDNRKVNTVTHQNDENRIKISPLAKKIAQNEGVNVNQLKGTGPYGRIIKADVLESLDSDVQLESCDRSNAANTVVEVSSMRQIIAQRLVESKQTIPHFYLTVDCQVDKLVSLKNEINLADENNKVTINDLVIKAVALSMKKFPDINSSWIDRKILKYSNIDISIAVALDDGLITPIVKTADKKGILSISKEVKDLVSRARSGKLRPEEFQGGGFTISNLGMFGIKTFSAIINPPQSCIMAVGASKKQPIVVNEKIEIAEIMTVTLSVDHRTVDGALGAKFLNAFKHYIENPVVMLI, from the coding sequence ATGCCTATAAAAATATTAATGCCTGCTCTTTCTCCGACAATGAGTAAAACTGGAGGGAAAATAGTAAAGTGGCATAAGAAAGAACAAGATAGAGTTGAAGTAGGTGATGTAATCGCTGAAATAGAGACTGATAAAGCCATAATGGAGTTCGAATCTGTAGATGAAGGAGTAATGGCAAAAATTTTAGTAACAGAAGGAACAAGTGGCGTGCCTGTAAATCAGCTGATAGCTCTTATACTTGAAGAAGGAGAGGATGAAAGTGTGCTTGATCACTACGTTTCTTCTACTGGCAATGAAATTAAGAAGGAATCTAAAGAAGTGGCAGAAAAAATTGTCGATAATCGGAAGGTAAACACAGTAACACATCAAAATGATGAGAACAGAATAAAAATAAGCCCATTGGCTAAGAAGATAGCTCAAAATGAAGGAGTAAATGTAAATCAATTGAAAGGCACAGGTCCTTATGGTCGTATCATTAAAGCTGATGTGCTGGAATCACTGGATAGTGATGTGCAATTAGAAAGTTGTGATAGGTCCAATGCTGCAAATACTGTAGTTGAAGTGAGTAGCATGCGCCAAATAATAGCGCAGCGCTTAGTTGAGTCTAAACAAACTATTCCGCATTTTTATCTCACGGTAGATTGCCAAGTTGATAAGTTGGTATCATTAAAAAATGAAATTAACTTAGCAGATGAAAATAATAAAGTAACAATTAATGATTTGGTTATAAAAGCTGTAGCCTTAAGTATGAAAAAATTTCCTGATATAAATTCTTCATGGATAGATAGGAAAATACTCAAATATTCAAATATAGATATTTCAATCGCTGTAGCGCTTGATGATGGATTAATCACTCCTATAGTTAAAACCGCTGATAAAAAAGGTATTTTGTCAATATCAAAAGAAGTGAAGGATTTGGTGAGTAGAGCAAGATCTGGGAAGTTGAGACCTGAGGAATTTCAAGGTGGAGGATTTACTATTTCCAACTTAGGAATGTTTGGTATCAAGACCTTCAGCGCTATAATCAATCCTCCACAATCCTGCATCATGGCTGTTGGTGCATCTAAAAAACAACCAATTGTTGTGAATGAAAAAATAGAGATAGCAGAGATAATGACAGTGACGCTCTCTGTTGATCATAGGACAGTTGATGGAGCATTAGGGGCAAAATTTTTGAATGCCTTTAAGCACTACATAGAGAACCCAGTGGTAATGCTTATTTAG
- a CDS encoding SH3 domain-containing protein, with amino-acid sequence MNKFVILLLSLLSFSVSANNFVSTKSNKINMRTGPGFHYPIKWIYTCKNLPLKVIEEFENWKKVCDINEACGWIKSNLLSSKHYAMIKEDTFGYHKQNSGSKITIKIDKFVIMKIEKCSEKWCLLSALKYKAWVQKEFIWGDD; translated from the coding sequence ATGAATAAGTTTGTCATCCTATTACTTTCATTATTGAGTTTCAGCGTATCTGCTAATAACTTTGTCTCAACAAAGTCAAATAAGATCAACATGAGAACAGGCCCAGGATTTCACTATCCCATTAAGTGGATATACACTTGCAAGAATCTACCTCTTAAAGTTATAGAGGAATTCGAAAATTGGAAAAAAGTTTGTGATATCAATGAAGCATGTGGGTGGATAAAAAGCAATCTGCTAAGTAGCAAACATTACGCAATGATCAAGGAAGATACTTTTGGCTATCACAAACAGAACTCAGGTAGTAAAATTACCATAAAAATAGATAAATTTGTCATAATGAAAATAGAAAAATGTAGTGAAAAATGGTGCTTATTATCAGCATTGAAATACAAAGCATGGGTGCAGAAAGAGTTCATTTGGGGTGATGATTGA
- a CDS encoding RNA pyrophosphohydrolase, protein MAKYRPCVGIMLFNKQGHVFIGNRFDSDSYWQMPQGGVDEGEELEQAALRELLEEVGTDKAEIIAKNKDWIYYDLPKEIIPMCWNGKYSGQKQRWFLMKFFGEDQNININYTDHPEFKEWRWQKVDDLVANAISFKKQVYRTVIEEFSSLIKASIIDIE, encoded by the coding sequence ATGGCTAAGTATCGCCCTTGCGTTGGTATAATGTTATTCAACAAACAAGGCCATGTTTTTATTGGAAACCGTTTTGATAGCGACTCTTATTGGCAAATGCCACAAGGAGGTGTTGATGAAGGTGAAGAATTAGAGCAAGCAGCATTACGCGAGCTACTAGAGGAAGTTGGTACCGATAAAGCAGAAATTATAGCTAAAAACAAAGATTGGATATACTACGATTTGCCTAAAGAAATTATACCAATGTGCTGGAATGGAAAATATTCTGGCCAAAAGCAAAGGTGGTTTTTAATGAAGTTTTTTGGAGAGGATCAAAACATTAATATTAACTATACCGATCATCCGGAATTCAAAGAGTGGCGTTGGCAAAAGGTAGATGATTTAGTAGCAAACGCTATATCATTTAAAAAGCAAGTTTATAGAACGGTAATAGAAGAGTTTTCTTCTCTAATAAAAGCTTCTATTATTGATATTGAGTAA
- a CDS encoding pentapeptide repeat-containing protein: MIRFLILILVCNLCYGNEISNEKNLIGDFLNTLHDIKYVTYSKKDFAKFLVRCHEEGVPEDFKKGFGSNLNGANFSQLYLDGSIFNGVSLIGADFSNTDLSGVSFIDADLRGANFSNANLHGIKVKDTNLSFAKFVSANLTDVTFDNSDLHYAEFINSDLKKVTMYNITGLHTNFSNVKMSFSNLSNSDVSYVNFNDSEINDTVVQRSYLDNANFFGVDSYKLKIQFSSLKNANIYGAEIKESDFTGSNISNACFNSSTIMDSNFNRANLSNTHISYVNSYHSTFVQSILNGSKVKHTNAYGVNLQDADLSNIDFSFSELNEADLSDADICRGKFYNTKVANSNMHGSFFNHSLFNSAKVEEVDLSLTSMYKIKVQDSQVYNSTLSHHNIDSSEIESSTFVNLIADNSSWSNLRVTNSNFIESDFRSSLLHDNVFKKTSFFRSNFGNSIMSDMSFQSSSIYKSSVVDVHLTDCKFDNSILIDSKGQEKLTSLENAITSVEDFQEKVSQGKKFDVNYSYFEFEDMNLENADLSNSILSRAKFINVNLNKANLEKTDLRYAIFDNASLIDTNLSDSNLDHSSFLKSDLKSAVLKNAKFD, translated from the coding sequence ATGATTAGATTTTTGATATTAATTTTAGTTTGTAACTTATGTTACGGCAATGAAATAAGTAATGAAAAAAATTTGATCGGTGATTTTTTGAACACCCTCCATGACATAAAATATGTAACTTACAGTAAAAAAGATTTTGCTAAATTTTTGGTAAGGTGTCACGAAGAGGGTGTACCAGAAGATTTTAAGAAAGGTTTTGGCTCTAACTTAAATGGAGCTAATTTTAGTCAATTGTACCTAGATGGATCTATTTTTAACGGGGTGAGCTTAATTGGTGCTGATTTTTCTAATACTGATCTATCTGGCGTGTCTTTCATTGATGCTGATTTACGAGGAGCTAATTTCTCCAATGCTAATTTACACGGCATTAAAGTAAAAGATACGAATTTAAGTTTTGCAAAATTCGTCTCTGCAAATTTAACAGATGTAACATTTGATAATTCTGATTTACATTATGCTGAGTTTATCAATTCTGATTTAAAAAAAGTGACCATGTATAACATCACTGGTTTGCATACTAATTTTTCGAATGTGAAAATGAGCTTTTCTAACTTATCGAACTCAGATGTCAGCTATGTAAATTTTAATGATAGTGAAATAAACGATACTGTTGTGCAGAGAAGCTATCTTGATAATGCAAATTTCTTTGGGGTGGATTCATATAAATTAAAAATACAATTTTCTTCGTTAAAAAACGCTAATATATATGGCGCAGAGATAAAAGAATCGGATTTCACAGGTAGCAATATTTCCAACGCCTGCTTTAATTCTTCTACTATAATGGACAGTAATTTTAATAGAGCCAATTTAAGCAATACACACATTTCCTATGTGAATAGCTATCACTCAACTTTTGTTCAGTCTATACTGAATGGCTCCAAGGTAAAGCATACGAATGCTTACGGGGTAAATCTTCAGGATGCAGATTTATCCAATATTGATTTTAGCTTTAGTGAACTAAATGAAGCTGATCTCTCTGATGCTGATATTTGCCGTGGAAAATTTTATAATACTAAGGTTGCGAATTCTAACATGCATGGTTCATTTTTTAATCATTCACTATTTAACTCTGCAAAGGTAGAGGAAGTAGATCTTTCCTTAACTTCTATGTACAAGATCAAAGTTCAGGATTCTCAGGTTTATAACAGCACACTTTCTCATCATAACATTGATTCTAGCGAGATAGAAAGCTCAACGTTCGTTAATTTAATAGCTGACAATTCAAGCTGGTCTAATTTAAGGGTAACTAACTCAAATTTTATTGAAAGCGATTTTAGATCTTCTTTACTTCATGATAATGTTTTTAAAAAAACTAGCTTTTTTCGCAGCAATTTTGGTAATTCAATAATGAGTGATATGTCTTTTCAATCCTCAAGCATATATAAAAGCTCAGTTGTTGACGTTCATTTAACAGATTGTAAGTTTGATAATTCAATTTTGATTGACAGCAAAGGACAGGAAAAACTTACGAGTTTAGAAAACGCTATCACTTCGGTTGAAGATTTTCAAGAAAAAGTATCACAGGGTAAAAAATTTGATGTAAATTATTCTTACTTTGAATTTGAGGACATGAATTTAGAAAACGCTGATTTATCTAATTCGATACTTAGTAGAGCAAAGTTTATAAATGTTAATTTAAATAAAGCGAATCTTGAAAAAACAGATTTGCGTTATGCTATTTTTGATAATGCTTCTCTTATTGATACCAATTTGTCAGATTCTAATTTAGACCATTCTAGCTTTTTAAAATCTGATCTAAAAAGTGCTGTATTAAAAAATGCAAAATTTGATTGA
- a CDS encoding TatD family hydrolase, whose amino-acid sequence MIVDSHCHLIYFPDDEVPKVISRAGQNGVNILHNICISIGDVPKLLKISSSYGQVYSSVGVHPLDATIENGECIKVDELVEFTKDQKVISIGETGLDFLKSGNKINQKKSFASHIEASRTTGLPLVIHTRSADDEMIDMLKSEMKISAFNGVMHCFASSKELAYQSIDLGLYISFSGIITFKNANLLREIAQNVPRTRVLVETDSPYLSPEPYRGKKNEPAMVKYVVDCLAELWNEPPEQVAEITTNNFFRLFSKL is encoded by the coding sequence ATGATAGTAGATTCTCATTGCCATTTAATTTATTTTCCTGATGATGAAGTACCAAAAGTAATTTCAAGGGCAGGACAAAATGGTGTAAACATTTTACATAATATATGTATAAGTATTGGTGATGTTCCTAAATTGTTGAAAATTTCTTCATCATATGGTCAGGTTTATTCATCTGTCGGTGTACATCCACTTGATGCTACTATAGAAAACGGTGAATGCATAAAAGTTGATGAATTGGTTGAGTTTACTAAGGACCAAAAGGTAATTAGTATCGGAGAAACCGGATTAGATTTTTTAAAATCCGGCAACAAAATTAATCAGAAAAAGAGTTTTGCATCGCATATAGAAGCATCAAGAACAACTGGATTACCCTTAGTTATTCACACAAGAAGCGCTGATGACGAGATGATTGATATGTTAAAGTCAGAAATGAAAATCAGTGCTTTTAATGGAGTAATGCACTGCTTTGCTTCCTCTAAAGAACTTGCTTATCAATCTATAGATTTAGGGCTATATATTTCATTTTCTGGGATAATTACCTTCAAAAATGCTAACTTGCTCAGAGAAATTGCACAAAACGTTCCTCGCACACGTGTTTTAGTTGAAACTGATTCTCCATATCTATCACCTGAGCCTTATAGAGGAAAAAAAAATGAGCCGGCAATGGTAAAATATGTTGTGGACTGTTTAGCAGAATTATGGAATGAACCACCAGAACAAGTAGCAGAGATAACTACAAATAATTTTTTTAGGCTATTTTCAAAACTATAG
- the miaA gene encoding tRNA (adenosine(37)-N6)-dimethylallyltransferase MiaA — translation MKNNILIITGITASGKSELCDNLIKKYDNFMVINCDSKQVYKEIPIITAQPQKQEGLYKLYGYVSAKENYSVGLWLEDLKKEVNNALENLQVPVITGASGLYISSLIKGLSSMPQISQEVRKNVNELSKNLGKEEFYKLVLSKDPKIQGKIFMNDSHRLSRALEVITETEKSIFVWQENRQPPLFYNYKIYTILPEREYVYQKINSRFITMIENGAIDEVKELLSMNLNPHLPAMKAHGVPEIIKHLKGEITLKEAIQIAQINTRHYAKRQYTWFKNQFPNSETIDCVTEFEIF, via the coding sequence ATGAAAAATAATATACTAATTATTACAGGAATTACAGCTTCAGGTAAATCAGAATTATGTGATAACTTGATAAAAAAATATGATAATTTTATGGTAATAAATTGTGATTCAAAGCAAGTATACAAGGAAATTCCTATAATTACTGCTCAACCGCAAAAGCAAGAAGGACTTTATAAACTATATGGCTACGTTTCAGCAAAAGAAAATTATTCCGTGGGCTTATGGTTAGAAGATTTAAAGAAAGAAGTCAACAATGCACTTGAGAACTTGCAAGTACCTGTTATTACAGGAGCAAGTGGGCTTTACATTAGTAGTTTAATCAAAGGCTTATCGTCAATGCCACAAATAAGTCAGGAAGTAAGAAAAAATGTAAATGAACTGAGTAAAAATTTAGGTAAAGAGGAGTTCTATAAACTAGTGCTAAGCAAAGACCCAAAAATTCAAGGTAAAATATTCATGAATGACTCGCATCGCCTTTCAAGGGCACTTGAAGTTATCACTGAAACTGAAAAATCAATCTTTGTATGGCAAGAAAATAGACAACCTCCTTTGTTCTACAACTATAAGATATATACGATCTTGCCTGAACGAGAATATGTATATCAAAAAATAAACTCACGCTTTATAACAATGATTGAAAATGGAGCGATCGATGAAGTGAAAGAATTACTCAGTATGAATCTGAATCCACATCTACCAGCTATGAAAGCACACGGAGTTCCAGAGATTATAAAGCACTTAAAAGGCGAGATTACCCTGAAAGAAGCAATACAAATTGCGCAGATCAACACAAGGCACTACGCGAAACGTCAGTATACTTGGTTTAAGAATCAATTTCCGAACTCTGAAACAATTGATTGTGTGACAGAGTTCGAAATATTTTAA
- a CDS encoding ankyrin repeat domain-containing protein, with product MKNILYFVLLAAVSNLFAAERFEEEWNKKINADESVKPLYQHDNVDVRKDFKQDLPNSINQKDELESLKNDAVNVDKLNTKNQTQESESKKADDIISVEHDKNQTTTSERNISEDKKVDEDLGNSLHADEIARDLPNVIEKENLKTEPFPLIANLNENAADLQKDLQASKEIDVKDSKLSADDVSKPLEEKKEEDTAEKKVSGDFKERNGKNRARPIAKKDEDDEQSQKKSLQKWTKLHKEPIKEWNNKNVQSKSIYKRQYDSLNEHLPPTIFIDDYSKQLFYCIKKNNLSCLRGIISKLEKIGLTTEEVLKFRNKFGDTPLIYAVKHSEIDIVRFLLLQGADPRVVNNNFQSPIDIAIERKQIDIINVIAEMTPYLLEHRKISNKESSEMYDWARETKENNESQCDEDQAK from the coding sequence ATGAAAAATATTTTATACTTTGTATTGCTAGCTGCAGTGTCTAATCTATTTGCGGCAGAGCGCTTTGAAGAAGAATGGAATAAGAAAATTAATGCAGATGAATCAGTGAAACCTTTGTATCAGCATGATAATGTTGATGTCAGGAAGGATTTTAAGCAAGATTTACCAAATAGCATAAATCAGAAAGACGAATTGGAGTCTTTAAAAAACGATGCTGTGAATGTTGATAAATTAAATACCAAGAACCAAACACAAGAGTCTGAGAGTAAAAAAGCAGATGATATTATCAGTGTAGAGCATGATAAAAATCAGACTACCACAAGTGAAAGGAATATCAGTGAAGACAAGAAAGTTGATGAAGATTTGGGTAATAGCTTGCATGCAGATGAAATTGCCCGAGACTTACCAAATGTGATCGAAAAGGAAAATTTGAAGACAGAGCCTTTCCCTTTAATCGCTAATTTGAATGAAAATGCAGCTGATTTGCAAAAAGATTTACAAGCTAGTAAAGAGATTGATGTAAAAGATAGTAAGCTCTCAGCAGACGATGTAAGCAAACCATTAGAAGAAAAAAAAGAAGAAGACACTGCTGAAAAAAAAGTAAGTGGTGATTTCAAGGAACGTAATGGAAAAAATAGAGCGAGACCTATAGCCAAAAAAGACGAAGATGATGAACAAAGTCAAAAGAAGAGTTTACAAAAATGGACAAAATTACACAAAGAACCAATAAAAGAGTGGAATAATAAAAACGTGCAGAGCAAGTCGATATATAAGCGGCAGTATGACAGCCTTAATGAGCATCTTCCACCAACAATATTCATTGATGATTATAGTAAGCAGCTTTTCTACTGTATTAAAAAGAATAACTTATCTTGTCTAAGAGGAATAATTAGTAAACTAGAAAAAATTGGATTAACTACTGAAGAGGTGTTAAAATTTAGAAATAAATTTGGCGATACTCCTCTGATTTATGCAGTTAAGCACAGTGAAATAGATATAGTACGCTTTCTTTTATTACAAGGTGCTGACCCTAGAGTGGTTAATAATAATTTCCAATCCCCTATTGATATAGCAATCGAAAGAAAACAAATCGATATAATAAATGTGATTGCTGAAATGACTCCATATCTTTTAGAGCATAGAAAGATAAGCAACAAAGAAAGCTCAGAAATGTATGATTGGGCTAGAGAAACAAAAGAAAACAATGAGTCTCAGTGTGATGAAGATCAAGCAAAATGA
- the tyrS gene encoding tyrosine--tRNA ligase: MKQKSEFLNFIQERGYLYQCTNIEGLDQLLLQNNYIIAYIGFDCTAQSLHIGSLIQIMMLRHLQKFGYKPIVLLGGGTTKIGDPSGKDKVRSVLSTQDINQNVSGIRKILERMISFGNGNADSIIVNNADWLDNIKYIDFLRDIGAHFSVNRMLSFDSVKTRLDREQNLSFLEFNYMLLQAYDFIELNKKYGCCLQVGGSDQWGNIVNGIELGRKLNLPELFGLTTPLLLNSQGKKMGKTESGAIWLDGDMLKPYDYWQYFRNVDDQDVGRFLRLFTDLSIDEIKKLEFLKGQEINEAKKILATEVTKICHGDKEAEFAESAAISAFEGEDSSLLPSYILKKEYVASGILLIDLLKMTELESSKSAAKRLIEGNGCKINDNIINKVDYIIDFESFKGQSFIKLSAGKKRHIKVVQG, encoded by the coding sequence ATGAAGCAGAAATCTGAATTTTTAAATTTCATTCAAGAAAGAGGGTATCTATACCAGTGTACAAATATTGAAGGATTAGATCAGCTGCTACTTCAAAATAATTATATAATTGCATACATTGGCTTTGATTGCACAGCGCAAAGTCTTCATATCGGTAGCCTAATTCAGATTATGATGCTCCGCCATCTGCAAAAATTTGGTTATAAGCCAATAGTTTTACTTGGAGGTGGAACAACGAAAATTGGCGATCCATCGGGTAAAGACAAAGTAAGAAGCGTCCTATCTACTCAGGATATCAATCAAAATGTATCTGGTATAAGAAAAATATTGGAGAGAATGATATCTTTTGGTAATGGAAATGCGGATTCTATTATAGTAAATAACGCAGATTGGCTTGATAATATAAAATATATAGACTTTTTACGTGATATAGGAGCACATTTCTCTGTAAATCGTATGCTCAGTTTTGATAGTGTGAAAACTAGACTGGATAGAGAGCAAAACCTAAGCTTTCTAGAATTTAATTATATGCTATTGCAGGCTTACGATTTTATTGAATTGAATAAAAAGTATGGTTGTTGTTTACAGGTAGGGGGATCAGATCAGTGGGGAAATATAGTAAATGGAATTGAACTTGGAAGAAAGTTGAATTTACCTGAGTTATTTGGTCTTACAACACCTCTTTTATTAAATTCCCAAGGAAAAAAAATGGGCAAGACTGAAAGTGGAGCTATATGGCTTGATGGTGATATGCTTAAGCCCTACGACTATTGGCAATATTTTCGCAATGTCGATGATCAAGATGTCGGGCGTTTCTTGAGACTATTTACTGACTTATCAATTGATGAGATCAAAAAACTAGAGTTCTTAAAAGGTCAGGAAATAAATGAGGCAAAAAAGATTTTGGCAACAGAAGTAACAAAAATATGCCATGGTGATAAAGAAGCGGAATTTGCAGAATCTGCTGCAATTTCAGCTTTTGAAGGTGAGGATAGTTCGTTATTACCAAGCTATATTTTAAAAAAAGAATATGTTGCAAGCGGTATATTACTGATAGACCTACTCAAGATGACGGAATTAGAATCGTCAAAAAGCGCTGCAAAGCGTTTAATAGAAGGCAATGGGTGCAAAATTAATGATAATATTATAAACAAAGTTGATTATATCATAGACTTTGAGAGCTTTAAAGGTCAGTCGTTTATCAAATTATCTGCTGGTAAAAAACGCCATATTAAGGTTGTGCAAGGTTAG
- the gmk gene encoding guanylate kinase, with translation MTVNNEGILLVLSSPSGAGKTTISEKLLERSTNLVRSVSTTTREPRPGEIEGKDYFFVTEERFHELCQAGQMLEYAKVFENFYGIPRDFIEQNLSDGISVLLSIDWQGAFHLFKIIREKVVSVFILPPSIEELRMRLQKRNGDSASEIERRLSEAQKEISKSDKYDYVIVNDDIDKSVEEVNSILNRERLEKSREKPSLRNL, from the coding sequence ATGACTGTAAACAATGAGGGCATATTATTGGTTCTATCATCTCCATCTGGAGCTGGAAAAACCACCATATCAGAAAAACTACTTGAGCGATCAACTAACTTAGTTAGATCTGTTTCTACGACAACGCGTGAACCTCGCCCTGGAGAAATAGAAGGAAAAGACTACTTTTTTGTAACTGAGGAAAGATTTCATGAGTTATGTCAAGCTGGCCAAATGCTTGAATATGCTAAAGTTTTTGAAAATTTTTATGGTATACCAAGGGATTTTATAGAGCAAAACCTAAGTGATGGGATAAGTGTTCTGCTAAGTATAGATTGGCAGGGAGCATTTCATTTATTTAAAATCATAAGAGAGAAAGTTGTAAGTGTCTTTATACTCCCCCCTTCAATAGAAGAGCTTAGAATGCGTTTGCAAAAGCGTAATGGTGACAGTGCGAGCGAAATAGAGCGTAGATTATCTGAGGCTCAAAAAGAAATAAGCAAAAGTGATAAATATGATTATGTGATAGTAAATGATGATATTGATAAAAGTGTGGAAGAAGTAAATTCTATACTAAATAGAGAGAGGCTTGAAAAATCAAGAGAAAAGCCAAGTTTGAGAAATTTATAA